A region from the Pelobates fuscus isolate aPelFus1 chromosome 1, aPelFus1.pri, whole genome shotgun sequence genome encodes:
- the SCMH1 gene encoding polycomb protein SCMH1 isoform X2 yields MKLEAQDPRNTTSTCIASVVGLTGARLRLRLDGSDNKNDFWRLVDSSEIQPIGTCEKSGGMLQPPLGFRLNASSWPMFLLKTLNGAEMAPAKIFHKEPPSPPQNHFEMGMKLEAVDRKNPHFICPATIGEVRGSEILVTFDGWRGAFDYWCRYDSRDIFPVGWCSLTGDNLQPPGTKASIPKSPLPAAGIATALMRGPKNILPALPGRRRRKPGRKKGQLPKALVHQLTNSSPKLCEPFRFPKKRGPKPGSKRKPRLLLNQVPTSPTNSTPEPDTSTVPQDAATIPCAAMQAPTVCIYLNKNGDSGPHLDRKKVQHLPDHFGPARASVVLQQAVQACIDCAYHQKTVFSFLKHGHGGEIISAVFEREQHTLNLPAVNSIGYVLRFLEKLCRNMRSENLFGNQPFTPNLPEQTTSYENERYLPERGNSESSLHGPGRGSKRYPHEIPPYNAPLCPKLPKNDCHASEGETFLVDAGLPGSMEQRLGPTDSPNSPSPVRLSRDYRSPVYRSTNQTWNTSQGTMRRLSSGETERFQTGRTGSRDPSSWNMEDVMQFVRDADPQLGSHADLFRKHEIDGKALLLLRSDVMMKYMGLKLGPALKLSHHIDKLKQGKF; encoded by the exons GGACTCATCAGAGATTCAACCCATCGGAACATGTGAGAAAAGTGGAGGGATGTTACAGCCACCATTAG GTTTCAGGCTCAATGCCTCTTCATGGCCAATGTTCCTTTTGAAAACTCTAAATGGAGCCGAGATGGCACCTGCCAAAATCTTTCACAAG GAGCCTCCCTCGCCACCTCAGAATCACTTTGAGATGGGGATGAAGTTGGAGGCCGTTGACAGAAAGAATCCCCATTTTATCTGCCCTGCCACTATTGGGGAAGTTAGGGGTAGTGAGATCCTCGTGACATTTGATGGCTGGAGAGGAGCTTTTGATTACTGGTGTCGGTATGACTCGCGTGACATATTTCCTGTAGGCTGGTGCTCCCTAACTGGTGACAATCTGCAGCCACCTGGGACCAAAG CTTCCATTCCAAAGAGCCCCCTACCTGCTGCAGGTATTGCAACTGCTCTGATGCGTGGTCCTAAAAATATATTGCCAGCTCTGCCTGGGCGCAGACGTCGAAAGCCAGGCAGGAAGAAGGGTCAGCTACCAAAGGCTCTTGTCCACCAACTTACAAATTCATCTCCAAAACTGTGTGAACCTTTCCGTTTTCCAAAAAAGAGAGGCCCAAAGCCTGGAAGCAAG AGGAAGCCCCGACTATTGCTTAACCAGGTACCGACATCCCCCACTAACAGTACACCAGAACCAGATACCAGCACAGTGCCACAGGATGCAGCAACCATTCCTTGTGCAGCCATGCAGGCCCCCACAG TTTGCATTTATCTGAACAAGAATGGAGATTCGGGCCCTCACCTGGACAGGAAAAAGGTCCAGCATCTTCCGGATCACTTTGGTCCAGCAAGGGCATCGGTGGTCCTACAGCAGGCAGTTCAGGCGTGCATAGACTGTGCATACCACCAGAAAACAGTCTTCAGCTTCCTGAAACATGGACATGGTGGAGAAATTATCTCTG CTGTGTTTGAAAGAGAACAACATACTCTAAACTTGCCTGCAGTAAATAGTATCGGTTATGTCCTTCGCTTTCTGGAGAAGCTTTGCCGAAATATGCGCAGTGAGAATTTATTTGGAAACCAACCCTTCACACCGAACCTTCCAGAGCAGACCACATCTTATGAAAATGAACGATATCTACCAG AAAGGGGTAACTCTGAGAGCAGTCTCCATGGACCAGGAAGAGGCTCCAAAAGATACCCCCATGAAATACCTCCGTATAATGCCCCTTTGTGTCCCAAACTACCAAAGAATGATTGCCATGCATCAGAAG GAGAGACATTCTTAGTAGATGCAGGTCTTCCAGGGTCCATGGAACAACGTCTGGGACCTACAGATTCTCCTAACAGCCCCAGCCCTGTTAGACTCTCCAGAGACTATCGCTCTCCAGTGTACAGGAGCACTAACCAAACCTGGAACACATCCCAAGGAACCATGCGTAGGCTGAGTTCAGGTG AAACAGAGAGGTTCCAGACTGGTCGAACAGGGTCTCGTGACCCGTCGTCTTGGAATATGGAGGACGTCATGCAATTTGTCAGAGATGCTGACCCACAGTTGGGATCCCATGCTGACCTCTTCCGTAAACAT GAAATTGATGGCAAGGCCTTGCTCCTCTTGCGAAGTGATGTCATGATGAAATACATGGGTCTTAAGCTGGGGCCTGCCCTAAAGTTATCCCACCACATAGACAAACTGAAGCAAGGGAAGTTCTGA